A window of the Constrictibacter sp. MBR-5 genome harbors these coding sequences:
- a CDS encoding phage minor head protein: MTDAVRQIADRVEVRLRAAFLKAVDHVRAEVDLDALARAIIARDADTVAALVADLEATLDDDEGLGGAASMALIVSAKAAASALRLRFAAEAARIHLTDHRATLIRSIMDRSAQAVSETAARASAGRTAEQNRINVASQVLDSVGLTPAQARSLDTFRAVLDRAARVTARPVILTPDMLRHLSAPQRAVVQRAAAGELSPEKVRDIVERHRKALVDHRAASIARTEAARLTNAGEHTAWLQAAERGVIDEGRHRRFWITAGDERVRLDHRAVPAMNIAGVGLREPFKTPFGAIMHPPLEINCRCRVALRSITSA, encoded by the coding sequence ATGACTGATGCAGTTCGACAGATCGCGGATCGGGTTGAGGTTCGGCTTCGGGCTGCCTTTCTGAAGGCGGTCGACCATGTGCGCGCCGAAGTCGACCTAGACGCGCTGGCGCGCGCCATCATTGCCCGCGATGCCGACACGGTCGCCGCCCTCGTCGCGGATCTTGAAGCGACACTAGATGATGATGAAGGTCTAGGCGGCGCGGCGAGTATGGCGTTGATAGTCAGCGCGAAGGCGGCAGCATCGGCCCTTCGCCTTCGCTTCGCTGCCGAAGCCGCACGCATCCATCTGACGGACCACCGCGCCACCCTGATCCGCTCGATTATGGACAGGAGCGCACAGGCGGTCTCTGAGACAGCGGCAAGAGCGTCGGCCGGACGGACCGCCGAACAAAACAGGATCAACGTCGCGTCACAGGTGCTCGACAGCGTCGGTCTTACGCCTGCCCAGGCGCGGAGCCTCGATACCTTCCGTGCAGTGCTTGACCGTGCGGCCCGCGTGACGGCGCGGCCCGTTATCTTGACTCCCGATATGCTTCGGCACCTGTCGGCGCCGCAACGCGCCGTCGTTCAGCGCGCCGCAGCGGGCGAACTCTCGCCGGAGAAAGTCAGGGACATCGTCGAGCGGCACCGTAAGGCGCTCGTCGACCATCGGGCCGCATCCATAGCGCGCACGGAGGCCGCACGTCTCACGAATGCCGGCGAACACACGGCATGGCTTCAAGCGGCTGAACGCGGCGTGATCGACGAAGGCCGACACCGGCGGTTCTGGATCACCGCAGGCGACGAGCGGGTCCGGCTGGATCATCGGGCCGTTCCCGCGATGAACATTGCCGGCGTCGGCCTCCGGGAACCGTTCAAGACACCCTTCGGCGCAATCATGCACCCGCCGTTGGAAATCAACTGTCGGTGCCGCGTAGCGCTGCGGAGCATCACCAGTGCGTAA
- a CDS encoding DnaT-like ssDNA-binding protein — protein sequence MTITVAVDSFAGLDEANEYFAARLHAATWTEADDAMRERALKTATATLCRESYSGRITSQVQPLAWPRTGATDAEGRRIDANAIPRAIVHATAELALSLLRDDLTDDANRRHVFAVVRQRVGESETEYASAPVHDLPGTVRALIRPLLRVGGSSAAIVP from the coding sequence ATGACTATCACCGTCGCAGTTGACAGCTTCGCGGGTCTGGACGAGGCGAATGAGTATTTCGCCGCGCGCCTGCATGCGGCGACGTGGACCGAAGCCGATGATGCCATGCGCGAACGGGCATTGAAGACGGCTACCGCAACTCTCTGTCGTGAAAGCTATTCCGGCCGGATCACCAGTCAGGTTCAGCCGCTTGCGTGGCCTCGCACGGGCGCGACCGATGCTGAGGGACGACGCATTGATGCCAACGCCATACCGCGCGCCATCGTGCATGCGACGGCGGAACTCGCGCTCTCCCTTCTTCGCGACGACCTCACCGACGACGCCAACCGCAGGCACGTGTTCGCCGTTGTCAGACAACGCGTCGGCGAGAGCGAGACGGAGTATGCGAGCGCGCCCGTTCATGATCTTCCCGGCACCGTCCGCGCCCTGATCCGCCCGCTTCTCCGGGTCGGCGGTAGTTCCGCCGCCATCGTGCCATGA
- a CDS encoding major capsid protein, which produces MLTVIEWEKLNPTPLSSGVVEIFAAENPILERLPFINISGNAYRYNIEGSLPGVAFRGFNEGYAESTGVVNPAVESLTIVGGDSDFDVAQIAMGTGDNDTRAVHDAMKAKALTLTWLKTFFDGDSGTNPKEFDGLNVRLTGDQVITAGANGAALTMDMLDDLVDAVRGTPSVLVMNKAMRRAVVKLARSSQVLSITRDYFGREVESYGGVPMVVVEDDADGDAILGFDETQGTDEATTSIYACRFGVDTCHGIQTKPVDVRDLGEIDTKPALRTRIEWYSGMVIKHPRAMARLKGVKKPA; this is translated from the coding sequence ATGCTCACCGTCATCGAATGGGAGAAGCTGAACCCGACTCCCCTCTCGTCCGGCGTCGTCGAAATCTTCGCGGCCGAGAACCCGATCCTCGAACGCCTGCCGTTCATCAATATCAGCGGCAATGCCTACCGGTATAACATCGAGGGCAGCCTTCCCGGCGTGGCCTTCCGCGGCTTCAACGAGGGTTACGCGGAGTCGACCGGCGTCGTTAACCCGGCCGTCGAGAGCCTGACCATCGTTGGCGGTGACAGCGACTTCGACGTTGCACAGATCGCCATGGGCACCGGCGACAACGATACGCGCGCCGTCCACGACGCGATGAAGGCGAAGGCGCTGACGCTCACGTGGCTCAAGACGTTCTTCGACGGCGACAGCGGCACCAACCCGAAGGAATTCGACGGGCTGAACGTGCGGCTCACCGGCGACCAGGTCATCACGGCCGGCGCGAACGGTGCGGCGCTCACCATGGACATGCTGGACGACCTCGTTGACGCCGTCCGCGGCACCCCGAGCGTTCTCGTCATGAACAAGGCGATGCGCCGGGCGGTCGTGAAGCTCGCCCGGAGTTCACAGGTGCTTTCGATCACCCGCGACTATTTCGGTCGCGAGGTGGAGAGCTACGGCGGCGTTCCGATGGTGGTCGTCGAGGACGACGCGGACGGCGACGCGATCCTTGGTTTCGACGAGACGCAGGGCACCGACGAGGCGACGACCAGCATCTACGCGTGCCGCTTTGGCGTCGACACCTGCCACGGCATTCAGACGAAGCCGGTCGACGTTCGCGACCTCGGCGAGATCGACACGAAGCCGGCGCTTCGGACGCGGATCGAATGGTATTCGGGAATGGTCATCAAGCATCCCCGTGCCATGGCGCGGCTGAAGGGCGTGAAGAAGCCCGCATAA
- a CDS encoding terminase large subunit, with the protein MSAKAEKVKLDRWRHGAAGFFAWLDDVKPMVPSARGGYEPFVPGARERVEIEKALDGGYNTAVFCWPRRHGKTLVSALIIIWRFMTRRTENVAVVANSEKQIVDTAFRLIRTIIEQTPAIKAIVEAGAIKVGLDKIEYAAAGSLIQAFSASPNALWGKKLTVAQISELHATNNEAVLEALAGSLLDSFGSLLLIDSTVGPRSSPLFGLYQTAQNGDDPRLFFSHIQYDDLEDACARSPHWIRPEELRSLAKKMLPQRFGSYHLNRWQDGSASLFPADILKQCVDTYPIDVKAITAGGAYVVGGGLDRAFGGSRHGDATIATAVLKTVIDEDEHFYVLASEKVLFSRLSGIKNALTSFHRNYEMSRLTVEAYNAQDVGDWAAGQPYHSETIHPTRQVQNYAFTTLYTAAAEGRLHIHPDLQRLLSEMGTFEVHHDNTGVGQAGLPAFRHAKGCRDDAVYSLAWAVHSLREVELSPYEMTGIHCFTTAPVANLCVLNGGSILPPCAESCRSAHTAHKLHAAYLDRKPIAPMSFDEFFATKIKNTGAHTISR; encoded by the coding sequence GTGAGTGCGAAAGCCGAAAAGGTGAAGTTGGACCGCTGGCGTCACGGCGCGGCCGGCTTCTTCGCGTGGCTGGACGACGTGAAGCCGATGGTGCCGAGCGCACGCGGCGGATATGAACCATTCGTCCCCGGCGCTCGCGAGCGCGTCGAAATCGAGAAAGCGCTTGATGGCGGCTATAACACCGCCGTCTTCTGTTGGCCGCGTCGGCACGGCAAGACGCTCGTTTCGGCGCTGATAATCATCTGGCGCTTCATGACGCGCCGCACGGAGAACGTCGCGGTCGTCGCGAATAGCGAAAAGCAGATCGTCGACACGGCGTTCCGCCTGATCCGCACCATCATCGAGCAGACACCCGCCATCAAAGCGATAGTCGAAGCCGGCGCGATCAAGGTCGGCCTCGATAAGATCGAATACGCTGCCGCCGGCTCGCTGATCCAGGCGTTCAGCGCCAGCCCCAACGCGCTTTGGGGAAAGAAGCTGACGGTTGCGCAGATATCCGAGCTTCACGCCACGAACAACGAGGCGGTGCTAGAAGCGCTCGCCGGCTCGTTGCTCGATAGCTTCGGGTCCTTGCTCCTGATCGACTCCACGGTAGGGCCGCGAAGCTCGCCGCTGTTCGGCCTCTACCAGACGGCGCAGAACGGCGACGACCCGAGACTCTTCTTCTCGCATATCCAGTATGACGACCTCGAAGACGCGTGCGCGCGCTCGCCGCACTGGATACGGCCGGAAGAGCTTCGCAGCCTCGCCAAGAAGATGCTGCCGCAGCGCTTCGGCAGCTACCACCTGAACCGCTGGCAGGACGGCAGCGCATCGCTGTTCCCAGCCGACATACTGAAACAGTGCGTCGATACCTACCCCATCGACGTGAAGGCTATCACCGCTGGCGGTGCCTACGTGGTCGGCGGTGGCCTTGACCGCGCGTTCGGCGGCTCGCGCCATGGCGACGCTACGATAGCGACCGCGGTGCTCAAGACGGTCATCGATGAAGACGAGCACTTCTATGTGCTGGCGAGCGAGAAGGTCCTTTTCTCGCGGCTGTCGGGCATCAAGAACGCCTTGACGAGCTTCCACCGCAATTACGAAATGAGCCGTCTGACAGTCGAAGCATACAACGCGCAAGACGTTGGCGATTGGGCGGCGGGACAGCCATATCATTCGGAAACAATCCATCCGACACGGCAGGTTCAGAACTACGCCTTCACCACGCTCTACACGGCAGCGGCGGAGGGTCGCCTTCACATTCACCCGGACCTTCAACGGCTCTTGTCTGAGATGGGCACGTTTGAAGTTCACCACGATAATACGGGCGTGGGGCAAGCCGGACTCCCCGCGTTCCGACACGCGAAGGGTTGCCGCGACGATGCCGTCTATAGTTTGGCGTGGGCGGTGCACTCGCTTCGCGAGGTAGAGCTAAGCCCGTATGAAATGACGGGCATCCACTGTTTCACGACAGCACCCGTCGCAAATCTATGCGTATTGAATGGGGGCTCCATTCTACCGCCGTGCGCCGAATCTTGTCGCTCCGCTCACACCGCGCACAAGCTGCACGCGGCTTACCTTGATCGCAAGCCCATTGCCCCTATGAGCTTTGACGAATTTTTCGCGACCAAGATCAAAAACACCGGAGCGCACACGATTTCACGTTGA
- a CDS encoding site-specific integrase, translated as MARQQNAKLLAFIAFQSVTATHCGTTCQPHTRPQGMCLSTNVLRRNGTYTVRLRVPRDLIERLGKRAIWRSLRTSDPAECRLRAPRVIAELQQFFSDEREAMLCAKATGEPAVPGRAPTAADILGAARTLYERELRLDHQTRLTFPTRQEFEAEGRRVMAEMESGETAPDDIGRVADVLAMRDAAEMDRTRREALVAELRKHAAVGETTLIEWAADEAIERAGWTIEKGSGTYRELCHRLTLAWLEALTRAQERDHGRFDDTPSDPALAAAAAPEQPQETIGAVAAEFMQARPDMSAEYDIAHNAAMRWFLDFVGRDTPVKSIGKREVRAWVVALRKFPSRGSLLKENEGATFQEIVARNEVQQRPVIAPRTVNKNLSIIAGFMDWMVNNDYIESNPTEGQRLPKGKPKNPRDTFTVAQLQTLFNSPLYTGCLSAARKPDMAKPGNVRVGGYAYWVPLLGVWTGARSSELLNLRVGDIQQIDGVWCFRIHGTKTDAAERIVPVHPELEKLGFMAFVAKMKADGHEQLFPDAKGDSLDRLGSRYSKEFSDYIERVGIKSDTSLVFHSLRHTFVDELRRRGYADTVIAVFVGHEGGSVTAGYGKLPQFSPAQRLEIIRDVKHDGLRLEHLYGPNKL; from the coding sequence ATGGCGAGGCAGCAAAACGCTAAGCTATTGGCGTTTATTGCTTTTCAATCGGTCACTGCTACACACTGCGGCACCACATGCCAGCCACACACGAGGCCGCAGGGAATGTGCCTATCAACGAATGTCCTACGCCGAAACGGCACTTACACCGTCCGTCTGCGGGTTCCGCGCGACCTGATCGAGCGTCTTGGAAAACGTGCCATCTGGCGATCTTTGCGGACCTCAGACCCAGCCGAGTGTAGGTTGCGAGCGCCGCGCGTGATCGCTGAGCTTCAACAGTTCTTCTCTGACGAGCGGGAAGCGATGCTATGCGCGAAGGCGACGGGCGAGCCGGCGGTCCCCGGTCGCGCACCAACGGCAGCCGACATTCTTGGCGCAGCACGCACGCTCTATGAGCGCGAGCTTCGCCTTGACCATCAAACCCGCCTCACCTTCCCGACCAGACAGGAGTTTGAGGCGGAAGGTCGTCGCGTCATGGCGGAGATGGAAAGCGGCGAGACGGCACCGGACGACATCGGCAGGGTCGCCGACGTGCTCGCGATGCGTGACGCTGCAGAGATGGATCGCACGCGGCGCGAAGCTCTCGTCGCCGAGTTGCGCAAGCATGCAGCCGTTGGCGAAACGACGCTGATCGAATGGGCTGCCGACGAAGCAATAGAGCGAGCGGGCTGGACGATTGAGAAGGGCAGCGGCACCTATCGGGAGCTATGCCACCGGCTCACACTGGCATGGCTAGAAGCTCTCACGCGCGCCCAAGAGCGCGATCACGGGCGCTTCGACGACACCCCCAGCGATCCGGCGCTAGCTGCCGCAGCCGCCCCGGAGCAGCCACAAGAAACCATCGGCGCGGTTGCCGCTGAGTTCATGCAAGCCCGCCCGGATATGTCGGCGGAGTATGACATTGCCCACAACGCAGCGATGCGCTGGTTCCTCGATTTCGTCGGGCGCGACACACCGGTAAAGAGCATCGGAAAGCGCGAAGTGCGAGCATGGGTTGTGGCGCTGCGAAAATTCCCCTCGCGCGGCAGCCTATTGAAGGAGAACGAGGGCGCGACGTTCCAAGAGATTGTCGCCCGCAACGAGGTTCAGCAACGGCCGGTAATCGCCCCTCGCACCGTGAATAAAAACCTCTCAATCATTGCGGGCTTCATGGATTGGATGGTGAACAACGATTACATAGAGTCCAACCCGACCGAGGGGCAGCGTCTGCCGAAGGGCAAGCCGAAGAACCCGCGCGACACATTCACGGTTGCCCAGCTTCAGACTCTATTCAACTCCCCCCTCTATACCGGCTGCCTGTCCGCAGCCCGCAAGCCCGATATGGCGAAGCCCGGCAACGTGCGCGTCGGCGGCTATGCCTATTGGGTGCCACTGCTAGGCGTCTGGACGGGTGCGCGGAGCAGCGAGCTACTGAACCTTCGTGTCGGCGATATTCAGCAGATTGATGGCGTCTGGTGCTTCCGCATTCACGGCACCAAGACTGATGCAGCCGAGCGCATCGTTCCCGTTCATCCCGAGCTAGAGAAGCTCGGTTTCATGGCCTTCGTCGCCAAGATGAAGGCAGACGGTCATGAACAGCTTTTCCCAGATGCAAAGGGCGACTCTCTGGACCGGTTGGGCAGCAGATACAGCAAAGAGTTCAGCGACTATATCGAGCGCGTCGGCATCAAGTCCGACACGAGTCTCGTCTTCCACTCACTGCGACACACTTTCGTTGATGAACTAAGACGCCGCGGCTATGCAGACACCGTTATAGCAGTATTCGTTGGACATGAAGGCGGAAGCGTCACGGCTGGATATGGGAAGCTTCCGCAATTCAGCCCGGCGCAGAGATTAGAAATAATACGCGACGTCAAACATGACGGTCTACGCCTGGAACATCTATACGGCCCGAATAAGCTGTAG
- a CDS encoding integrase core domain-containing protein — protein sequence MTVTDHASRYLLLCEALESTREDPVITAFDRLFRDRGLPHAIRSDNGVPFASPNGLFNLSRLAVWWLRLGIGIERIKPGHPQQNGRHERMHLTLKTETTRPPGGNSLQQQGRFDDFVREFNAERPHEALGMKCPAEVYSSSVRTYDGLPELTYPLHDRDVLVTACGRICMHRKRVNISTVLAGQKLGIKEVDDGIWIVSFMRYDLGFIDLEQKTLQPLDNPFGTGLSPMS from the coding sequence CTGACCGTCACAGACCACGCCTCGCGCTATCTCCTGCTCTGCGAAGCCCTCGAATCGACCCGGGAAGACCCGGTCATCACAGCGTTCGACCGGCTCTTCCGCGACCGTGGGCTGCCGCACGCCATCCGCTCGGACAACGGCGTTCCCTTCGCCAGCCCCAACGGGCTCTTCAATCTCTCCAGGCTCGCGGTCTGGTGGCTTCGCCTCGGGATCGGGATCGAGCGCATCAAGCCTGGACACCCGCAGCAGAACGGTCGCCACGAGCGCATGCACCTGACGCTCAAGACGGAAACGACCCGACCCCCTGGCGGCAACAGCCTCCAGCAGCAGGGCCGCTTCGACGACTTCGTCCGCGAGTTCAATGCCGAGCGGCCACACGAGGCGCTCGGCATGAAATGCCCGGCCGAGGTCTATTCGTCATCCGTCAGGACCTATGACGGCCTGCCCGAACTCACCTATCCGCTGCATGATCGCGACGTGCTCGTCACCGCATGCGGCCGCATCTGCATGCATCGCAAGCGCGTCAACATCTCGACCGTTCTCGCCGGTCAGAAGCTCGGGATCAAAGAGGTCGACGACGGAATTTGGATCGTCAGCTTCATGCGCTACGATCTCGGCTTCATCGACTTGGAACAGAAAACCCTGCAGCCACTCGACAACCCGTTCGGCACAGGGCTGTCACCCATGTCTTAG
- a CDS encoding helix-turn-helix domain-containing protein gives MEERLRFVARLLDGEAMTTVCREFGISRKTGYKIFERYKDSGLEALTDRSRRPVRYANQLPGAIETLIVGLKREKPHWGARKIRELLVRRLDGDIRIPARSTIHAVLHRHGLVKIPVRLRHRATGTSLSTGAAPNDLWCADF, from the coding sequence ATGGAAGAACGCCTGCGGTTCGTGGCCCGACTGCTGGATGGCGAGGCCATGACGACGGTCTGCCGGGAGTTCGGCATCTCCCGCAAGACCGGCTACAAGATCTTCGAGCGCTACAAGGACAGCGGTCTGGAGGCTCTCACCGACCGATCGCGGCGGCCGGTGCGTTATGCCAACCAGCTGCCCGGAGCGATCGAGACCCTGATCGTCGGGCTGAAGCGTGAGAAGCCGCATTGGGGTGCCCGCAAGATCCGCGAGCTGCTGGTGCGGCGCCTCGACGGCGATATCCGCATTCCCGCCAGGAGCACGATCCACGCCGTCCTGCATCGTCACGGCCTGGTCAAGATCCCCGTACGGCTGCGCCATCGAGCCACGGGAACAAGCCTCTCGACAGGCGCGGCGCCGAACGACCTCTGGTGCGCCGACTTCTAG